The following are encoded in a window of Spea bombifrons isolate aSpeBom1 chromosome 2, aSpeBom1.2.pri, whole genome shotgun sequence genomic DNA:
- the LOC128473913 gene encoding piwi-like protein 1, producing MTGRARARARGRARGQEPTLPPGQGQRPSQTPQGPGRPTVAPELGPPPQASWAGRPGQGPGPARPPQRQEPFRPPQAPVERPPPGEPEFVGRGRQRGIPAAARPSAEVLQISAGFQDISLGERGGRRRDFHDLGVNTRQTIEHVKQSKTGVSGSTIQLSTNHIKLVSRPQWVLFQYHIDYNPPMESIRLRSALLYQHEELIGKARAFDGTILFLPKRLNKVTEVFSQTRNGENVKITITLTNELPPTSPTCFHFYNIIFKRLLKMMNMKQIGRNYYNASDPIEIKKHNLIIWPGFATSILQYETSIMLCIDVSHKVLRDETVHDLMSNIYATQGGQYFRDICTKELIGQIVLTKYNNRTYRIDEICWNMTPLSTFKKYDGTEISFVDYYQSQHNKTIRDLKQVLLANIPRKSKPGETTGPLILVPELCHLTGLTDRMRSDFTVMRDLAVHTRLPPDQREKQVGRFLDYIHKDEAVQKELRDWGLNFDNRLLQFTGRVAPAEKILQAGRTAEYNPQFADWSRELRGQTLISVKHLDNWILLYTRRNYDAANTLLQNLFKVNQQMGIRMNKAMMVEVDDTANAYVRAMQQNVTPNTQMVVCILSSNHKGKYDTIKKYLCTDIPTPSQCVIARTLSKPQTVLSVASKIALQINCKMGGELWSVEIPLQDMMIIGIDCYHDTLSGRRSIAGFVASMNKGLTRWFSRCIVQDQKQEIVDGLKVCMLACLRAWASCNKNLPSRILIYRDGVGDGQLKILVNYEIPQFMDCIRSAEQNYNPKLTVIVVKKRINARFFGHFGDRLQNPPPGTIVDVEVTRPEWYDFFIISQSVRIGTVSPTHYNVVYDSGALKPDHMQRLTYKLCHLYYNWPGVIRVPAPCQYAHKLAFLVGQSIHREPHVSLSNLLYYL from the exons ATGACGGGAAGAGCTCGTGCAAGGGCCCGCGGAAGAGCTCGTGGTCAGGAACCAACACTTCCACCTGGACAG GGGCAAAGACCTTCCCAGACGCCACAGGGTCCTGGGCGTCCAACAGTGGCACCAGAGCTTGGCCCTCCACCTCAAGCATCATGGGCAGGGCGTCCAGGGCAAGGACCTGGTCCTGCACGACCTCCACAAAGACAAGAGCCATTCCGTCCACCACAGGCGCCAGTTGAGAGACCACCACCAGGGGAGCCAGAATTTGTCGGACGTGGACGTCAGAGGGGAATTCCTGCTGCTGCAAGGCCGTCGGCAGAAG TATTGCAGATCTCTGCTGGCTTTCAAGATATATCCCTTGGTGAACGTGGTGGCCGTAGACGAGACTTTCATGATCTTGGTGTAAATACTAGACAGACCATAGAGCATGTTAAACAGTCTAAAACAG GTGTCTCTGGGAGTACGATTCAGCTGAGTACAAACCACATTAAATTGGTATCTCGCCCTCAGTGGGTTTTGTTTCAGTATCATATTGATTACAACCCGCCAATGGAGTCAATTCGCTTGAGAAGTGCTTTGCTGTACCAACATGAGGAGTTAATAGGCAAAGCACGCGCGTTTGACGgaacaatattatttttgccAAAAAGACTTAACAag gTTACTGAGGTGTTCAGTCAAACCAGGAATggagaaaatgtgaaaattacAATTACTTTAACAAACGAATTGCCACCTACTTCACCTACATGCTTTCATTTCTACAATATTATTTTCAAAAG ACTTCTCAAGATGATGAACATGAAACAGATTGGGCGTAATTACTACAATGCGAGTGATCCAATTGAGATAAAGAAACACAA cttaATTATATGGCCGGGATTCGCAACTTCTATTCTACAGTATGAGACTAGCATTATGTTGTGTATAGACGTGAGCCACAAAGTCCTAAGAGATGAAACTGTTCATGATCTGATGTCCAATATCTACGCTACGCAAGGAGGACAATATTTCAGAGATATCTGCACAAAAGAACTAATTGGGCAAATAGTTCTTACTAA GTACAACAACAGGACTTATCGCATTGATGAGATCTGCTGGAATATGACCCCGTTGTCAACATTTAAGAAATATGATGGCACCGAGATAAGCTTCGTAGATTATTATCAATCG CAACATAACAAAACCATCAGAGACTTGAAGCAGGTCCTGCTTGCCAACATCCCAAGAAAATCAAAACCCGGAGAAACAACTGGCCCGCTTATTCTGGTCCCAGAGTTGTGTCACCTAACAG gtttaacTGATAGGATGAGGAGTGATTTTACCGTGATGAGAGATCTGGCTGTTCACACTCGATTACCACCTGATCAAAGAGAAAAGCAAGTGGGACGATTCCTAGACTACATTCACAA GGATGAAGCTGTTCAAAAGGAGCTTCGAGACTGGGGTCTAAACTTTGACAACAGACTCCTGCAGTTCACTGGTAGAGTAGCTCCAGCAGAAAAGATTCTGCAAGCTGGAAGAACT GCTGAATACAATCCACAGTTTGCAGACTGGTCAAGAGAGTTGAGAGGGCAAACGCTGATCAGCGTGAAGCATTTAGACAACTGGATTCTGTTGTACACACGAAGGAACTACGATGCTGCAAATACACTTCTACAAAACTTGTTTAAAGTGAATCAGCAAATGGGAATTAGAATGAACAAAGCCATGAT ggtTGAGGTAGATGACACTGCAAACGCATATGTAAGGGCTATGCAACAAAACGTAACGCCCAACACACAGATG GTGGTTTGCATTTTGTCCAGTAATCACAAGGGTAAATACGATACCATCAAGAAGTACCTGTGTACGGACATCCCCACTCCGAGCCAGTGTGTGATTGCGAGGACTCTGAGCAAACCCCAAACGGTTTTGTCTGTTGCTTCCAAGATTGCTTTGCAGATTAATTGTAAAATGGGAGGAGAACTCTGGAGCGTGGAAATACCG cttCAAGACATGATGATTATTGGCATTGATTGCTATCACGATACCTTATCTGGGAGAAGATCGATTGCTGGATTTGTTGCCAGTATGAACAAAGGCTTGACACG TTGGTTTTCTCGCTGCATTGTGCAAGACCAAAAGCAAGAGATTGTGGATGGCCTGAAAGTCTGTATGTTAG CTTGTTTACGTGCCTGGGCCAGCTGCAACAAGAATTTGCCAAGTCGTATCCTAATCTACCGGGATGGAGTTGGAGACGGTCAGCTGAAAATATTGGTTAATTATGAGATTCCCCAGTTTATGGATTGCATAAGGTCCGCGGAACAAAACTACAA TCCCAAACTGACCGTTATTGTggtaaagaaaagaatcaatgcCAGATTCTTTGGGCATTTCGGTGACAGGCTCCAAAACCCACCTCCAGGGACAATTGTTGATGTTGAAGTCACCAGACCTGAATG GTACGACTTCTTCATAATCAGCCAGTCTGTTCGAATTGGCACGGTCTCCCCAACTCACTACAATGTGGTTTATGACAGTGGGGCTTTAAAACCAGACCACATGCAAAGGCTAACCTACAAGCTGTGCCATCTTTACTATAACTGGCCT gGGGTTATCAGAGTGCCTGCTCCTTGTCAATATGCACATAAACTCGCCTTCTTGGTGGGACAAAGCATTCACAGGGAGCCACATGTATCTTTGTCAAATCTCCTCTATTACTTATAG